One segment of Methylotuvimicrobium sp. KM2 DNA contains the following:
- a CDS encoding glycosyltransferase family 2 protein has product MHLNIYIIILNWNGKEDTLECLASVQKINYPHYSVIVADNGSTDDSVVAIRAAFPDVFLLENGENLGFAEGNNRAIRYALDHGADAVLLLNNDTIVSPTLLNSLADAYLELPDAGIIGPVCLYYDRPEIIWSAGAEWDNKSLNFNYLYQGYNLNAIESQSPYKVQYVIGCAMFIHKKTLSQCQLMNPIFFLNFEELDWCVNIAAKGFSHYVIPEAQIWHKISSSFGGKLSPLKNYFLTRNFLLWASFHQPSLIRRILFKAILEFIPSSNFLTLETSKPLKMRYWEFIEWLNACRSRFKDPYYKAQFYGIYHYFKNQFNDCPIKIKNKITNSS; this is encoded by the coding sequence ATGCATCTTAATATCTATATCATTATCCTAAACTGGAACGGTAAAGAAGATACCCTGGAATGTCTCGCGTCCGTTCAGAAGATTAATTACCCCCATTATTCTGTTATTGTCGCCGATAATGGATCGACCGATGATTCTGTGGTTGCGATACGCGCAGCGTTCCCTGACGTTTTTTTATTGGAAAATGGTGAAAATTTGGGCTTTGCCGAAGGCAATAACCGTGCGATTCGTTATGCTTTAGACCATGGTGCCGATGCGGTATTGTTGTTAAATAATGATACGATTGTATCCCCTACTCTTTTAAATTCACTAGCTGATGCGTATCTAGAATTACCAGATGCAGGTATTATAGGTCCTGTTTGTTTATATTATGATAGACCTGAGATAATCTGGAGTGCGGGGGCAGAATGGGATAATAAATCGCTGAATTTCAATTATCTTTATCAAGGATATAACCTAAACGCTATTGAATCCCAAAGTCCTTATAAAGTCCAGTATGTAATTGGTTGCGCCATGTTCATTCATAAAAAAACGTTGTCGCAATGCCAGTTGATGAACCCTATATTCTTTTTAAATTTTGAAGAACTCGATTGGTGCGTCAATATCGCTGCTAAAGGTTTTTCCCATTATGTTATCCCTGAAGCACAAATTTGGCATAAAATTTCTTCTTCGTTTGGAGGCAAATTATCACCGTTAAAAAATTATTTTTTAACGAGAAATTTTCTATTGTGGGCAAGCTTTCATCAACCGAGTCTCATTCGAAGAATATTATTTAAAGCAATTTTGGAGTTTATACCTAGTTCAAACTTTTTGACATTAGAAACTTCAAAGCCTTTGAAAATGAGATATTGGGAATTTATTGAATGGCTAAATGCTTGCAGATCTAGGTTCAAAGATCCTTATTATAAAGCACAGTTTTATGGTATTTATCATTATTTTAAAAATCAGTTTAATGATTGCCCTATTAAAATAAAAAACAAAATAACAAATTCGTCTTGA
- a CDS encoding sulfotransferase gives MNNAPIFIVGAARSGTTLLQFMLRSHPDLSLPTAESHFFIPFYQRRTEFDDLTDIGAVTRLLEAIYDSRKIFFDEDVHGIRFNAETLAQRFHTRQLTTIPEIIAGIFEANAEAEGKRRWGDKTPYYILHMETLLEMFPNAQFVHIIRDGRDCALSMLERKWDLEIFNTYHAAYTWNKYVNAGKTFGEKYPDRYHEVYFESLLTKPEQTVGSLCRFLNIEFNERVIDFKKTDGSGKTPLLGQSLQKSNQGKWREKMSFRQIRIFEALAGETLSACGYSLVNKTPQVNSIDWFINELHIKACHAYCRRFLKKKK, from the coding sequence ATGAATAACGCCCCTATTTTCATCGTCGGAGCAGCACGGTCGGGCACAACACTATTGCAGTTTATGCTGAGATCACACCCGGACCTGTCGTTACCAACTGCCGAGTCGCATTTCTTTATTCCGTTTTACCAACGCCGCACCGAGTTTGACGACTTGACAGATATCGGCGCGGTGACTCGTTTACTCGAAGCAATTTATGATTCGCGTAAAATTTTTTTCGACGAGGACGTTCACGGCATTCGATTTAACGCGGAGACATTGGCGCAACGTTTTCATACTCGTCAGTTAACAACGATACCAGAAATCATCGCCGGCATATTCGAGGCAAATGCCGAAGCCGAAGGGAAACGCCGCTGGGGTGACAAGACCCCCTACTACATTCTGCATATGGAAACCCTGCTCGAAATGTTTCCGAATGCACAATTCGTCCACATCATTCGAGATGGTCGCGATTGCGCATTATCGATGCTGGAACGAAAATGGGATCTTGAAATTTTCAACACTTATCATGCTGCTTACACTTGGAACAAATACGTCAACGCCGGTAAGACCTTCGGTGAAAAATATCCGGATCGTTACCATGAAGTGTATTTTGAAAGTCTGTTGACCAAACCTGAACAAACAGTTGGCTCGCTTTGTCGTTTTTTAAATATCGAATTCAATGAACGCGTTATCGATTTCAAAAAAACGGACGGCTCTGGCAAAACTCCTCTGTTAGGCCAGTCGCTACAAAAATCCAACCAGGGGAAATGGCGAGAAAAAATGTCTTTTAGACAAATCCGCATCTTTGAGGCGCTCGCCGGTGAAACGCTTTCCGCGTGCGGTTATTCGCTCGTCAATAAAACTCCTCAAGTCAATTCGATAGACTGGTTTATAAACGAGTTGCACATTAAAGCTTGCCACGCTTATTGCCGCCGATTTTTAAAGAAAAAAAAATGA
- a CDS encoding glycosyltransferase translates to MTSDNFIKNQITVAICTYNAAHYLASLLSELVSLACSIPFEILIVDNNSTDNTQKLVECFAKGSAIPIRYVMETEQGIAYARNRAIEESLSSRYLAFIDADELPTPGWLQSAIDTFQDNRVDCVGGKISIILPHRPKWLTDNLLPFYGEINHSDRAFQIADRSTPIWSGNIAYNTRIFQEGLRFDTRYNRKGKGVGGGEDAVMFRHFIEHDYYLLYEPNMEIRHLIPDEKIKRRYFLKLHFFAGKKAGLYEKPPSGKKIAGIPGYLFKQLVTKCLLVLRLYFTRSHAYMREAMNLAYHIGLMTGLYQSQSNNSHE, encoded by the coding sequence ATGACATCGGATAATTTTATAAAGAATCAAATCACTGTCGCTATCTGTACTTACAATGCGGCACACTATCTTGCTTCGCTATTAAGTGAATTGGTGTCGCTGGCTTGTTCGATTCCTTTTGAAATTTTGATTGTCGATAATAACAGCACGGATAATACTCAGAAATTAGTCGAGTGCTTCGCCAAAGGCAGCGCGATTCCTATTCGTTATGTCATGGAAACGGAACAAGGCATTGCTTATGCGCGAAACAGAGCCATCGAGGAGAGTTTATCCAGCCGATATTTAGCTTTTATCGATGCCGATGAATTACCAACGCCGGGTTGGCTTCAATCTGCGATCGATACATTCCAAGATAATCGAGTCGATTGCGTCGGCGGAAAAATATCGATCATTCTTCCTCATAGGCCAAAATGGTTGACTGACAACTTGCTGCCTTTCTATGGCGAGATCAATCATAGCGATCGGGCTTTTCAAATTGCCGACCGCTCGACGCCGATATGGAGCGGTAATATCGCCTATAACACGCGCATTTTTCAGGAAGGGTTACGCTTCGATACCCGTTATAACCGGAAAGGTAAAGGTGTTGGTGGTGGCGAAGATGCCGTCATGTTCCGGCACTTCATCGAACACGATTATTACTTACTCTACGAGCCAAATATGGAAATTCGGCATTTGATTCCCGATGAAAAAATCAAACGCCGCTATTTTTTAAAACTACACTTTTTTGCAGGAAAAAAAGCGGGGCTCTACGAAAAGCCACCTTCCGGCAAAAAAATAGCCGGAATTCCCGGGTACTTATTCAAACAATTAGTAACAAAATGTCTGCTTGTGTTACGACTCTATTTCACCCGTTCCCACGCCTATATGAGAGAAGCAATGAATTTGGCTTATCACATCGGTTTGATGACTGGTTTGTATCAATCCCAATCGAACAACTCTCATGAATAA
- a CDS encoding glycosyltransferase, with protein sequence MKLSVVICTHNRSELLLKTIESINAALIPDQVDLSILVIPNACRDDTLNKLTEYQRNRHLNKPLSLEFVEELAPGKSNALNKALEIIRDGWICFIDDDHRVDANYFPSVIAAIEKYPGTKLFCGKIIPDWTGKEPTWAHETGQFKITPYPVPYFDLGNKDLLLSEKNSIPGGGNLIVAREVFDKVGKFSVALGPKGHDLMGSEDSDFVLRALQAGETLRYTPDIIQYHYVNPEHFKLRFLIKKSFQRNRSITLIHRPDKIKVPLYLWTKLIQYLVGTLFSFNFNKSRFYLTRFAGVLGQIAGHIQSRPL encoded by the coding sequence ATGAAGCTTTCTGTTGTTATCTGTACGCATAATCGAAGCGAACTGCTGCTAAAAACTATCGAGTCAATTAATGCTGCACTAATTCCCGATCAAGTTGATCTATCCATTCTCGTAATTCCCAATGCTTGTCGTGACGATACGCTCAATAAACTAACCGAATATCAGCGGAATCGACATTTAAACAAGCCACTATCTCTCGAATTTGTCGAAGAACTGGCTCCAGGTAAATCCAATGCGCTTAACAAAGCACTGGAGATAATACGAGACGGGTGGATTTGTTTTATTGATGACGATCACCGTGTCGACGCTAATTATTTTCCATCTGTCATTGCAGCTATTGAGAAATACCCCGGCACAAAGCTATTTTGCGGAAAAATAATCCCCGACTGGACAGGAAAAGAGCCCACTTGGGCTCATGAAACAGGCCAATTTAAAATCACACCTTATCCGGTGCCTTATTTTGATTTGGGAAATAAAGACTTACTGCTATCCGAAAAAAACTCGATTCCCGGCGGCGGTAATTTAATCGTTGCCCGTGAGGTATTTGATAAAGTGGGCAAGTTTTCTGTAGCCCTTGGCCCTAAAGGCCATGATTTAATGGGCAGCGAAGATAGCGACTTTGTGCTAAGAGCCTTACAGGCCGGTGAAACGCTTCGCTATACACCCGATATCATTCAATATCATTATGTGAATCCGGAACATTTTAAGCTCCGCTTTCTCATCAAGAAAAGTTTTCAAAGAAATCGATCTATTACCTTGATTCATCGACCCGATAAGATCAAAGTTCCGTTATATTTATGGACTAAATTGATTCAGTATTTGGTAGGCACTCTCTTCAGCTTTAATTTTAATAAATCGAGATTTTATTTGACCCGTTTTGCTGGTGTACTTGGTCAAATAGCCGGACACATTCAATCAAGACCCCTGTAA
- a CDS encoding glycosyltransferase family 4 protein, whose product MNILAIANQLPMPDRASGHLRFFSILKCLAKHHNVTLAVYASSYQQEELGIEAYNAYKQNLEGLSIAVSSQWIEAVRQSQFDIIWFEFYFAAQNFIDLVRYYQPSAHVIVDSVDVHYNRLEAKAKLTQNKADFALAAQVKSEELSVYQKADVVIAVSINDKELLISNCPKTAVEIIPNIHEIPDLDERIPSNSIQLLFVGGFNHKPNVDAVLFFCNDVMPLLREHGDHIHLTIVGSSPPPEVLALSAADITVTGFVPSVAPYYRNADIVIAPLRYGGGMKGKVGEAFSFSRPVITTGFGAEGFAIEPNQHYLLANSPTEFVNAILELSQNPGLYQTIAKNAWNFIKDNYSETAAERTINTFIGNINTVEIKRLNLFKYLSIRIKILLDRHLLWRFKNNDAS is encoded by the coding sequence ATGAATATCTTAGCCATTGCAAATCAATTACCAATGCCTGATCGCGCATCAGGCCACTTACGGTTTTTCTCCATACTTAAATGTTTAGCTAAGCACCATAATGTTACTCTGGCAGTCTATGCGTCGAGTTACCAACAAGAAGAACTGGGCATTGAAGCTTATAATGCTTACAAGCAGAATTTAGAGGGTTTATCGATAGCAGTTTCCTCTCAATGGATAGAAGCAGTTAGACAGTCACAGTTTGATATTATCTGGTTTGAATTTTATTTTGCAGCACAAAATTTTATTGATTTAGTCCGATATTATCAACCAAGCGCTCATGTCATTGTTGACTCGGTCGATGTTCACTATAACCGACTGGAAGCGAAAGCCAAGTTAACTCAAAACAAGGCTGATTTTGCTTTGGCTGCCCAAGTAAAAAGTGAGGAACTTTCTGTTTACCAAAAAGCTGATGTAGTCATTGCGGTTTCAATTAATGATAAAGAATTACTGATTTCGAACTGTCCTAAAACTGCCGTTGAGATTATTCCCAACATTCATGAGATTCCCGATCTTGACGAACGAATACCGAGCAATTCAATTCAGCTATTGTTTGTAGGCGGTTTCAATCACAAGCCGAATGTTGATGCTGTTTTGTTTTTTTGCAACGATGTCATGCCGTTGCTTCGTGAACATGGTGACCATATCCATTTAACTATCGTTGGAAGCTCTCCTCCTCCCGAAGTACTTGCACTCTCTGCTGCTGACATTACAGTAACAGGCTTCGTCCCATCCGTTGCGCCTTATTACCGTAATGCCGATATTGTTATAGCGCCGTTACGCTATGGCGGCGGCATGAAAGGGAAAGTTGGCGAAGCTTTTAGCTTTAGTAGACCCGTGATAACGACGGGTTTTGGTGCAGAAGGTTTTGCTATCGAGCCTAATCAACACTACTTGCTTGCCAATTCCCCAACGGAATTTGTCAATGCCATATTAGAACTCAGTCAGAACCCTGGCTTATATCAGACGATAGCTAAGAATGCTTGGAATTTTATTAAAGACAATTATTCTGAAACGGCTGCGGAGCGGACTATTAATACCTTTATAGGCAATATAAATACTGTCGAAATTAAAAGATTGAATTTATTCAAATACCTCTCGATCCGTATAAAAATATTACTTGATCGTCATCTACTTTGGCGTTTTAAAAACAACGATGCATCTTAA
- a CDS encoding glycosyltransferase family A protein, translating into MHNPIISVNIAVFNTRPYLSAALNSILNQTFQDFEIIVVDDGSSDGSWEILERYAAKDSRIKLFRQSNQGVAAARNHALKNSLGRYIAVMDSDDIALPERLALQKTFLDDHPDIDAVGCQWLMIKPNGDEVGIDTHPCDPSSVDELMYIHYALHHPTTMIRKNAMMDVNGYNEEKGRLCVDYDLFMRMQLNGSKFSNLPQMLFKWRLNPNGITQSKALRQTEFVIRIRDTAFAELLQHNPKRAHAVARALSLNFPIGTWQDVKIEKLFPDQAESLLFKTWKALPAVSPKERLQRALVLWLRDPTEHSTDLHEQLLQQAMPWLASLVYAYQGLDKPLVAPCLDLPNMNDNDSPQVTLLLPFESDSQDFLERLTQAVALQKAADFSIELGIFCAAASDFDRSLLEHCAELTDYFVIDRSYGWEPALIRARGRYCVYLEESFRFDPARFLSVLSATLAQQTDCVYLIDDRFFTEAVDAEGLPLVDNSPTPRWTRSTLFGKDRVHLSGFVHRRPLLNGFSGDLSECGVMAGRVLARFLATHSAFSIESGALRYFIPALRLRDRSLSVFQTRILDWYYDFGMTGLPAPFFWPSLPKRELTLFAETLSAAWQNNLLALHPANSETIKRLYLDYADFPLRWPLFRYLLLHDKKTLLHSLWSRKAFIASICGFVYCSAIVFRNRLFGLFQS; encoded by the coding sequence ATGCACAACCCTATAATCAGTGTAAACATTGCCGTATTTAATACGCGCCCTTATTTATCTGCAGCGCTAAACAGCATTCTCAATCAAACTTTTCAAGACTTTGAAATAATCGTTGTCGATGACGGCAGTTCAGACGGAAGTTGGGAAATTTTAGAGCGCTATGCGGCAAAGGATTCTCGTATCAAGCTTTTTCGGCAAAGTAACCAAGGTGTCGCGGCGGCGCGTAACCATGCGTTGAAAAATAGCTTAGGTCGCTACATTGCTGTGATGGATTCCGATGATATTGCTCTGCCGGAACGTTTAGCGTTACAAAAAACCTTTTTGGATGATCACCCTGACATTGACGCGGTAGGTTGTCAGTGGCTTATGATCAAGCCGAATGGCGATGAGGTCGGCATAGATACCCATCCTTGCGATCCATCTAGCGTCGATGAGCTGATGTATATTCATTATGCTTTGCATCATCCGACGACCATGATTCGAAAAAATGCCATGATGGATGTCAATGGCTACAACGAGGAAAAAGGACGACTTTGTGTCGACTACGATTTGTTCATGCGTATGCAGCTAAACGGAAGCAAGTTCAGCAACCTTCCTCAGATGCTGTTTAAATGGCGTCTCAATCCGAATGGTATCACGCAATCAAAAGCCCTACGTCAAACCGAGTTTGTTATTCGTATCCGCGATACCGCTTTTGCCGAATTACTGCAACACAATCCCAAACGTGCTCATGCGGTCGCTCGAGCGCTCTCTTTAAACTTTCCAATCGGCACTTGGCAGGATGTAAAAATCGAAAAGTTATTTCCCGATCAAGCCGAATCGCTGCTATTCAAAACCTGGAAAGCCTTACCGGCCGTATCGCCGAAAGAGCGTTTACAACGCGCGCTGGTTTTATGGCTACGAGACCCGACGGAACATTCAACCGATCTGCACGAGCAGTTGCTACAGCAGGCTATGCCGTGGTTGGCGTCTTTGGTTTACGCTTATCAAGGGTTGGACAAGCCGCTCGTTGCACCGTGTCTCGACTTGCCTAACATGAATGATAACGACAGTCCTCAAGTCACTTTGCTGTTGCCTTTCGAATCCGATTCGCAGGATTTTCTCGAGCGTCTGACGCAGGCGGTCGCTTTGCAAAAAGCTGCCGATTTTTCGATCGAGTTGGGGATTTTTTGCGCGGCGGCATCGGATTTCGACCGGTCTTTGCTGGAGCACTGTGCCGAGTTAACGGATTATTTCGTGATCGATCGTTCGTACGGTTGGGAACCTGCGCTCATCCGGGCGCGCGGGCGCTATTGCGTGTATTTGGAGGAATCTTTTCGCTTCGATCCGGCGCGTTTTTTGTCGGTGTTGTCGGCAACGCTCGCGCAACAAACCGATTGCGTGTATTTGATCGACGACCGCTTTTTTACCGAAGCGGTCGATGCCGAAGGTTTGCCGTTAGTAGATAACAGCCCGACGCCGCGCTGGACTCGGTCGACCTTGTTCGGCAAGGATCGCGTGCATTTGTCGGGTTTTGTGCATCGACGACCGCTATTGAACGGCTTTAGCGGTGATTTATCCGAGTGCGGCGTGATGGCCGGGCGTGTCTTGGCGCGCTTTTTGGCGACGCATTCGGCGTTTTCGATCGAAAGCGGCGCATTGCGTTATTTTATTCCCGCGTTGCGGCTACGCGACCGGTCGTTAAGCGTTTTTCAAACCCGCATTCTGGATTGGTATTACGACTTCGGCATGACCGGTTTGCCGGCGCCGTTTTTTTGGCCGTCACTGCCGAAACGTGAATTGACGTTGTTTGCCGAAACGTTGTCGGCGGCCTGGCAAAACAACCTTCTGGCGCTACATCCCGCCAATAGCGAAACCATCAAGCGCTTGTATTTGGATTATGCCGATTTTCCGTTGCGTTGGCCGTTGTTTCGTTATTTATTGTTGCATGATAAAAAAACGTTGCTTCACTCGTTGTGGTCGCGCAAAGCCTTTATCGCTTCGATCTGCGGTTTCGTGTATTGTAGCGCTATCGTGTTTCGTAACCGATTATTCGGTTTATTCCAATCATGA
- a CDS encoding glycosyltransferase, translating to MSASSNFPLISIVMPCFNAKRHLRQSIGSVLDQTYPHWELIVIDDGSTDDSLGLLHSLNDERITVIEQTNQGVCKTRNRGIKAAKGEWIAFLDADDTWHPDCLSLLYRALCDDPSASLAYCGWQNVGLPGGAGKPFVPPDYETADKLELVFTSCRWPIHACLTRKSAIIEAGLFDESLLTAEDFLLWLKIAYKNRLTRVPEVLALYHFHDGGQASSNKARAAINHWLAQERFLQQNSEVLSILGVEKVKSGMHGELLNRGFECYWQRDLVGARAIFRKVMLQRYGSLKDWVYMLPSLLPLFLHRSLISLFSR from the coding sequence ATGAGCGCTTCTTCAAACTTCCCGCTGATCTCGATCGTGATGCCCTGCTTTAACGCCAAACGGCACCTGCGGCAGAGTATCGGTAGCGTCTTGGACCAAACCTATCCGCATTGGGAGTTGATCGTCATCGATGACGGATCGACCGATGACAGTCTCGGTCTTTTACATTCGCTGAATGATGAGCGCATAACGGTAATCGAACAAACGAATCAAGGCGTTTGCAAGACCCGTAATCGAGGCATAAAAGCCGCTAAGGGTGAGTGGATTGCGTTTCTCGATGCCGACGATACTTGGCATCCGGACTGCTTGTCTCTGCTTTATCGAGCCTTGTGCGATGATCCATCGGCGTCTTTGGCTTATTGCGGCTGGCAAAATGTTGGATTGCCGGGCGGCGCCGGTAAGCCTTTCGTTCCGCCGGATTATGAAACAGCCGACAAGTTGGAGTTGGTATTCACCAGTTGCCGCTGGCCGATACATGCGTGCTTAACGCGAAAAAGCGCGATTATCGAAGCCGGTTTATTCGATGAAAGTTTATTGACCGCCGAAGATTTTTTATTGTGGTTGAAAATTGCTTATAAAAACCGGTTGACGCGGGTTCCTGAAGTGTTGGCTCTTTATCATTTTCATGACGGCGGCCAGGCCTCCTCGAACAAGGCGCGGGCGGCGATTAATCATTGGCTGGCGCAAGAAAGGTTTCTTCAGCAAAATTCCGAGGTGCTATCTATACTAGGAGTTGAAAAAGTTAAGAGCGGTATGCACGGCGAGTTGCTGAATCGCGGTTTCGAATGCTATTGGCAACGCGATCTGGTCGGAGCTCGGGCTATTTTTAGAAAAGTCATGCTGCAAAGATACGGTTCTTTAAAAGACTGGGTTTATATGCTCCCTTCTCTTTTACCTCTTTTTCTGCATCGTTCACTTATTTCTCTATTTAGTCGATGA
- a CDS encoding glycosyltransferase family 4 protein, which yields MKTLHLFHHSNLKNGVDKTTCTLIVALKKLGVEPIAVVPEAGEVTDYLDAQGIVFRIIPYSCCLSHAERAQLRFLADSYDRQEALLSFIAEQSPDLIHINTAHLLHAGLAAAQLRIPTVWHIHSPFDEDLKRYRPLIGQGGYIWLLERLSSHLLGVSDDVKRTLAEFLPVERITTLYNGIDIDELTRAAQNEDGDLRQALNCPADAKLILGVGRISAQKDFAAFARVAARVIETQPDAFFIIAGPRQESEAVDLLEQEITRLQLSDRVLMLGPRGDVPNLCAQSDVFLSTAIFEGQGIAALEAMAFKKPVVAMACQGLRECIRHEHDGLLVEPGDEAGAADAIVRVLDNPEFAAELGNNGRQSVAAHFSSDQYARQFLAVAESAIAYGPARITEHEFELLQGLLKQIHYAHTRLSGFEQQTLMQRLKLLLWQGFHHFKSR from the coding sequence ATGAAAACCTTACACCTTTTTCATCATAGTAATCTGAAAAACGGCGTCGACAAAACCACCTGTACGTTGATCGTTGCCTTAAAAAAACTGGGCGTCGAGCCGATTGCCGTGGTGCCGGAGGCCGGCGAGGTGACGGACTATCTGGACGCGCAGGGGATTGTGTTTCGCATCATTCCCTATTCGTGTTGTTTGAGCCATGCGGAAAGAGCGCAGTTGCGTTTTTTGGCCGATTCGTATGACCGGCAAGAGGCTTTGTTGTCGTTTATCGCCGAGCAGTCGCCTGACTTGATACATATCAATACCGCTCATTTGCTGCATGCCGGCTTGGCGGCGGCGCAACTGCGAATCCCGACCGTTTGGCATATTCACAGTCCTTTCGATGAAGACCTCAAGCGTTATCGTCCTCTGATCGGCCAAGGCGGTTATATTTGGCTTCTGGAACGCTTGAGCAGTCATTTGCTGGGGGTTTCGGATGACGTCAAGCGCACGTTGGCCGAGTTTCTGCCCGTCGAGCGCATTACGACGCTTTACAACGGGATCGATATCGACGAGCTGACGCGGGCCGCGCAAAACGAGGATGGCGATCTACGCCAAGCATTAAATTGCCCAGCCGATGCGAAATTGATCTTGGGCGTCGGGCGTATTTCAGCACAAAAAGATTTTGCGGCTTTTGCGAGGGTGGCAGCTCGCGTAATCGAAACGCAACCGGATGCTTTTTTTATCATTGCCGGACCGCGCCAAGAGTCCGAGGCGGTCGATTTACTGGAACAGGAAATTACACGTTTACAACTTTCGGATCGGGTGTTGATGTTAGGCCCCCGGGGCGATGTTCCGAATTTATGCGCGCAAAGCGATGTGTTTTTGTCGACCGCGATCTTCGAAGGCCAAGGTATCGCCGCTCTCGAAGCGATGGCGTTCAAAAAGCCAGTAGTCGCGATGGCGTGTCAAGGACTGCGCGAGTGTATCCGACATGAACATGACGGCTTGTTGGTCGAACCGGGCGATGAAGCGGGTGCGGCCGATGCGATTGTGCGTGTTTTAGACAATCCCGAGTTTGCCGCCGAGTTGGGTAATAACGGTCGGCAATCGGTCGCCGCGCACTTTTCCAGCGACCAATACGCCCGGCAGTTTTTAGCGGTTGCCGAGTCGGCTATCGCATACGGCCCAGCCCGAATCACCGAACACGAGTTCGAGTTGCTGCAAGGTTTGTTGAAGCAAATTCATTATGCCCATACGCGTTTATCGGGTTTCGAACAACAAACCCTCATGCAGCGGTTGAAATTGTTGCTTTGGCAAGGGTTTCATCACTTTAAATCACGATGA
- a CDS encoding polysaccharide deacetylase family protein — MIDPLSKKLLAGAGRNGPVSLMYHSITPGASRPAWQWALSFRRFEEQLALLQDFGWTTILADELATIDALPAKSVLLTFDDGYADNYAAFEALAKRGMKASWYVVTQDLGQTASWRDDDAPRLPLLTPAQLLEMQAAGMEIGSHTHSHCRLTQADPEQIEAELTRSRAILSDLLDRPVSSFAYPYGLYNESVMSTVQAAGYRVALTTRPGFGLVDHHLLAVRRVSIMADDTLSSFARKLAFADNDVSWSKLGRYVGDRIKDRLK, encoded by the coding sequence ATGATCGATCCGTTATCTAAAAAACTGCTCGCCGGTGCCGGCCGAAACGGCCCGGTTTCTTTGATGTATCACTCGATTACGCCGGGCGCTTCCAGGCCGGCTTGGCAATGGGCCTTGAGCTTCCGGCGCTTTGAAGAACAATTGGCTTTGTTGCAGGATTTCGGTTGGACCACGATTTTAGCCGATGAACTGGCAACTATCGATGCGTTGCCGGCCAAGTCGGTGTTGTTGACGTTCGACGACGGTTACGCCGATAACTATGCGGCTTTCGAGGCGTTGGCCAAACGCGGGATGAAAGCGTCTTGGTATGTGGTCACTCAAGACTTGGGGCAAACGGCTTCTTGGCGCGATGACGACGCCCCGCGTTTGCCGCTGTTGACTCCAGCGCAATTGCTGGAAATGCAAGCGGCCGGGATGGAAATCGGTTCGCATACCCATTCCCATTGCCGTTTGACTCAAGCCGACCCTGAGCAAATCGAAGCAGAACTGACGCGGTCTCGTGCGATTTTATCGGATCTGCTCGATCGTCCGGTGTCCAGCTTCGCTTATCCCTACGGGCTTTATAATGAATCGGTAATGTCGACCGTGCAGGCGGCCGGTTATCGGGTCGCTTTGACGACACGTCCGGGGTTCGGTTTGGTCGACCATCATTTATTGGCCGTTCGGCGCGTTTCCATCATGGCCGATGATACGTTGTCGTCGTTCGCCCGAAAATTGGCTTTTGCCGACAATGACGTCAGTTGGTCTAAACTGGGCCGTTATGTCGGCGACCGTATCAAGGATCGTCTGAAATGA